One Deinococcus grandis DNA window includes the following coding sequences:
- a CDS encoding aminotransferase class I/II-fold pyridoxal phosphate-dependent enzyme translates to MWESRRAAAVPGSVFALMDAAKGRARVAGLGIVDLSIGSSDLPPPDAVLEVLRGATRDAGTYRYPLFSDTAPLREAAAGYLARRFGVAVDPAREVLPLIGAQEGLAHLLLAVTDPGDTLLLPDPCYPPYLGAAAVAGLNVVTLPLRPQAGFLPDLDAVPVGVRPRALLLNYPNNPTSAVADAAFFRRAAAWCRARGTLLVHDHPYAELTFGAYRAPSALEAGLEGVVELHSLSKTHHMGGFRVGFAAGDAGVIAALARVKGAIDFHPYLGIQRAAAHALGLPDAVGRAGAAVFEARRDALVPALRELGWEVALPQASMYAWARVPGLRDSVAFAVRAAESTGVAISPGAAFGAGGEGFVRFALVQPPEVLREATRRLGTVPTT, encoded by the coding sequence ATGTGGGAGTCACGACGGGCGGCGGCGGTGCCGGGAAGCGTGTTTGCGCTGATGGACGCCGCGAAGGGGCGGGCGCGGGTGGCGGGCCTGGGCATCGTGGATCTGAGTATCGGCAGCAGTGACCTGCCGCCGCCGGACGCGGTGCTGGAGGTGCTGCGCGGGGCGACGCGGGACGCGGGGACGTACCGGTACCCGCTGTTCAGCGACACGGCGCCGCTGCGGGAGGCGGCGGCGGGGTATCTGGCGCGGCGTTTCGGGGTGGCGGTGGATCCGGCGCGGGAGGTGCTGCCGCTGATCGGCGCGCAGGAGGGGCTGGCGCATCTGCTGCTGGCGGTGACCGATCCGGGGGATACGCTGCTGCTGCCGGACCCGTGCTACCCGCCGTACCTGGGGGCGGCGGCGGTGGCGGGCCTGAACGTGGTGACGCTTCCCCTGCGGCCGCAGGCGGGCTTCCTGCCGGATCTGGATGCGGTGCCGGTGGGCGTCCGGCCGCGCGCGTTGCTGCTGAACTACCCGAACAATCCGACGTCGGCGGTGGCGGACGCGGCGTTCTTCCGGCGGGCGGCGGCGTGGTGCCGGGCGCGGGGGACGCTGCTGGTGCATGACCACCCGTACGCGGAACTGACCTTCGGGGCGTACCGCGCGCCGAGTGCGCTGGAGGCCGGGCTGGAGGGTGTGGTGGAGCTGCACTCGCTGAGCAAGACGCACCACATGGGCGGCTTCCGGGTAGGCTTCGCGGCGGGGGACGCGGGCGTGATCGCGGCGCTGGCGCGCGTGAAGGGCGCCATTGATTTCCATCCGTACCTGGGCATTCAGCGGGCGGCGGCGCACGCGCTGGGGTTGCCGGACGCGGTGGGCCGGGCGGGCGCGGCGGTGTTCGAGGCGCGGCGGGACGCGCTAGTGCCCGCGCTGCGCGAGCTGGGCTGGGAGGTCGCACTGCCGCAGGCGAGCATGTACGCCTGGGCGCGCGTGCCGGGCCTGCGGGACAGCGTGGCGTTCGCGGTGCGCGCCGCCGAGTCGACGGGGGTGGCGATCAGTCCCGGCGCGGCCTTCGGGGCGGGTGGCGAGGGCTTCGTGCGGTTCGCGCTGGTGCAGCCGCCCGAGGTGCTGCGTGAGGCGACGCGGCGGCTGGGGACCGTGCCGACGACCTGA
- a CDS encoding DUF2721 domain-containing protein: protein MADANLQVLTAMITPAVLISGAGTLLMSTSSRLGRVTDRVRHLTARFKVLVSDEGRAEALARDEKRLIVKQLPRLARRSRIIVRAMTALYLAVALLVLTSILIGGSALLGAQAGPLPVILAIAGAASLAYGALLLSFETRLSARTTREEMQFLITLGDHYAGLYDEALMTSVLRGVEESR, encoded by the coding sequence ATGGCCGACGCGAACCTGCAGGTCCTGACCGCCATGATCACCCCGGCCGTACTGATCAGCGGCGCGGGCACACTGCTCATGAGCACCAGCAGCCGCCTGGGCCGCGTGACCGACCGCGTGCGGCACCTCACGGCGCGTTTCAAGGTGCTCGTCAGCGACGAGGGCCGCGCCGAGGCGCTCGCGCGGGACGAGAAACGCCTGATCGTCAAGCAGCTCCCCCGGCTGGCGCGGCGCAGCCGCATCATCGTGCGCGCCATGACGGCCCTGTACCTCGCGGTGGCGCTGCTCGTCCTGACCAGCATCCTGATCGGCGGCAGCGCCCTGCTCGGCGCCCAGGCCGGACCACTGCCGGTCATCCTGGCCATCGCGGGCGCGGCCTCCCTCGCGTACGGGGCACTCCTGCTGAGCTTCGAGACGCGCCTCAGCGCCCGCACGACCCGGGAGGAGATGCAGTTCCTCATCACCCTCGGGGACCACTACGCCGGTCTGTACGACGAGGCGCTGATGACCAGCGTCCTACGGGGCGTGGAAGAGAGCCGTTAA
- a CDS encoding DUF1905 domain-containing protein: MPLTFTAELFHWRGPAPHYFLRVPEELVPDLKDAARFVTYGWGMIPCEAVVGATRFRTSIFPKDGGYLLPVKVAVRRAESLEEGQAVTVSVTPG; the protein is encoded by the coding sequence ATGCCCCTGACGTTCACCGCCGAGCTGTTCCACTGGCGGGGTCCCGCCCCGCACTACTTCCTGCGAGTGCCAGAAGAGCTGGTGCCGGATCTGAAGGACGCCGCGCGGTTCGTGACGTACGGCTGGGGCATGATCCCCTGCGAGGCAGTCGTGGGGGCGACCCGCTTCCGCACATCGATCTTCCCGAAAGACGGCGGGTACCTGCTGCCGGTGAAGGTCGCGGTGCGCCGCGCGGAGTCGCTGGAGGAGGGGCAGGCGGTCACGGTGAGCGTCACGCCTGGGTGA
- the trpE gene encoding anthranilate synthase component I codes for MTQPNPRSPLAVAVQELNADLDTPVTAYLKVAQGETVTFLLESVEAGETLGRYSFIGVGEQGRFEARGAHVTSSGTFGDFDGQDTDPLARLYHATVRPAPVPDGLPALIGGAIGYAAYDLIRNYERLPDANTDELNVPDACFIAPRGMVIFDHLKHRLITVATADTQAGAQEEVQRLTQRLRGPLPAVPGRTPTTPPEFTSNFTPDTFQAAVREALEYIRAGDIFQVVPSQRFSADLGDLHPFALYRALRRVNPSPYLGYLQLGPVTLVASSPESLLASDGHTVTTRPIAGTRPRGTTPERDQALADELLADDKERAEHLMLVDLGRNDLGKVSEYGSVRVHDAFTIERYSHVMHIVSSVTATLRDDQTPLHALASVQPMGTVSGAPKIRAMQIIDELEPVRRGPYGGSFGYIALNGSMDMALTLRTMVITKGRVHIQAGAGVVADSDPASEEQETRNKAAALMRAVELAAGGL; via the coding sequence ATGACGCAACCGAATCCGCGCTCCCCGCTGGCCGTCGCCGTGCAGGAACTCAACGCCGACCTCGACACGCCCGTCACCGCGTACCTGAAAGTCGCGCAGGGCGAGACCGTCACCTTCCTGCTCGAGAGCGTGGAGGCCGGGGAGACACTGGGCCGCTACTCGTTCATCGGCGTGGGCGAACAGGGCCGCTTCGAGGCGCGCGGCGCGCACGTGACCAGCAGCGGCACCTTCGGCGACTTCGACGGGCAGGACACCGACCCTCTGGCGCGGCTGTACCACGCGACCGTCCGCCCCGCGCCCGTCCCGGACGGCCTCCCGGCGCTGATCGGCGGCGCGATCGGGTACGCCGCGTACGACCTGATCCGCAACTACGAGCGCCTCCCCGACGCGAACACCGACGAACTGAACGTCCCCGACGCGTGCTTCATCGCGCCGCGCGGCATGGTCATCTTCGACCACCTCAAACACCGCCTGATCACCGTCGCCACCGCCGACACTCAGGCAGGCGCGCAGGAGGAGGTGCAGCGCCTCACCCAGCGGCTGCGCGGGCCGCTCCCTGCCGTGCCGGGCCGCACGCCCACCACCCCGCCCGAGTTCACCAGCAACTTCACCCCGGACACCTTCCAGGCCGCCGTCAGGGAAGCCCTGGAGTACATCCGCGCCGGGGACATCTTCCAGGTGGTGCCCAGCCAGCGTTTCAGCGCCGACCTGGGCGACCTGCACCCCTTCGCGCTGTACCGCGCGCTGCGCCGCGTGAACCCCAGCCCGTACCTCGGGTACCTGCAACTCGGCCCCGTCACGCTGGTCGCCAGCAGCCCCGAGAGCCTCCTCGCCAGCGACGGCCACACCGTCACCACCCGCCCCATCGCCGGAACCCGCCCACGCGGCACCACCCCCGAGCGCGATCAGGCCCTCGCGGACGAACTCCTCGCGGACGACAAGGAACGCGCCGAGCACCTCATGCTCGTGGACCTGGGCCGCAACGACCTCGGAAAGGTCAGCGAGTACGGCAGCGTCCGCGTGCACGACGCCTTCACCATCGAACGCTACAGCCACGTCATGCACATCGTCTCCAGCGTCACCGCCACCCTGCGGGACGACCAGACGCCCCTGCACGCCCTGGCCAGCGTGCAACCCATGGGCACCGTCAGCGGCGCCCCCAAGATCCGCGCCATGCAGATCATCGACGAACTCGAACCCGTCCGCCGCGGCCCCTACGGCGGCAGTTTCGGCTACATCGCCCTGAACGGCAGCATGGACATGGCCCTGACCCTGCGCACCATGGTCATCACCAAAGGCCGCGTGCACATCCAGGCCGGCGCGGGCGTCGTCGCCGACAGCGACCCCGCCAGCGAGGAACAGGAAACCCGCAACAAGGCCGCCGCCCTCATGCGCGCCGTCGAGCTCGCCGCAGGGGGGTTGTAG
- a CDS encoding four helix bundle protein, giving the protein MTGASGPGRIQTLEIWQDGLKLAEDVYRCTARWPADERYGLISQARRAASSIPTNLSEGVGRGSPAEIARFGRIALGSAYELHTLLHLAHRLHDAGPAPDDAIFTTLDSLTRRIASYVSYQDARHQRTKGQPK; this is encoded by the coding sequence ATGACGGGCGCGAGTGGGCCGGGACGGATCCAGACGTTGGAGATCTGGCAGGACGGACTGAAGCTCGCTGAGGACGTCTACCGCTGCACGGCACGTTGGCCTGCGGACGAGCGGTACGGCCTGATCTCACAGGCCCGCCGGGCCGCGTCGTCCATCCCGACCAACCTCTCCGAGGGCGTGGGCCGCGGCAGTCCCGCCGAGATCGCCCGGTTCGGGCGGATCGCCCTGGGGTCCGCCTACGAACTCCACACCCTGCTGCACCTTGCCCACCGCCTGCATGACGCTGGCCCCGCCCCGGACGACGCCATCTTCACCACGCTCGATTCCCTGACGAGGCGCATCGCCAGCTATGTCTCCTATCAGGACGCCCGCCATCAAAGGACGAAAGGACAGCCGAAATGA
- a CDS encoding anthranilate synthase component II, with protein MTTPSVPTAHSPQPTARLLLIDNYDSFTFNLVQYFGALGAELTVWRNDAFSLDDVRALNPDAIVVSPGPCTPAEAGQSVAVIRELGAEVPVLGVCLGHQSIGEAFGAQVGRALLPVHGKTSPVRHDGSGLFAGLRDGVTVTRYHSLVVRDLPPELVATAWTTDPGEEVVMALRHREFPVFGVQFHPESIATEDGLEMLRNFLAEVQAFRARREGVE; from the coding sequence ATGACCACCCCATCTGTTCCCACAGCCCACAGCCCACAGCCCACAGCCCGCCTCTTGCTGATCGACAACTACGACTCGTTCACGTTCAATCTGGTGCAGTATTTCGGGGCGCTGGGCGCGGAGTTGACGGTGTGGCGCAACGATGCGTTCTCGCTGGATGACGTGCGGGCGCTGAATCCGGATGCGATCGTGGTGTCGCCGGGGCCATGTACGCCCGCCGAGGCGGGGCAGAGCGTGGCCGTGATCCGCGAGCTGGGGGCAGAGGTGCCGGTGCTGGGCGTGTGCCTGGGGCATCAGAGTATCGGGGAGGCGTTCGGGGCGCAGGTAGGCCGCGCGCTGCTGCCGGTGCACGGGAAGACCAGTCCGGTGCGGCATGACGGCTCGGGCCTGTTCGCGGGCCTGCGGGACGGCGTGACGGTCACGCGGTACCACTCGCTGGTGGTGCGCGACCTGCCGCCGGAGCTGGTGGCGACGGCGTGGACGACCGATCCGGGCGAGGAGGTCGTGATGGCGCTGCGCCACCGGGAGTTCCCGGTGTTCGGGGTGCAGTTCCACCCGGAGAGCATCGCGACGGAGGACGGGCTGGAGATGCTGCGGAACTTCCTGGCCGAGGTGCAGGCGTTCCGCGCGCGGCGGGAGGGAGTGGAGTGA
- the trpD gene encoding anthranilate phosphoribosyltransferase — protein sequence MNGERLSQAEAATFMREVMEGELSGVRLAAALAALRVRGETPEEIAGFAQAMREHAVRVNVEPRDVLLDVVGTGGDGAHTFNISTTTAFVVAGAGVPVAKHGNRAASSRAGSADVLEALGVNLDATPDVVADAVNTLGIGFMFARNYHPALRHAAPVRSELAARTVFNILGPLSNPAGATHLVVGVFKPELTRTLAEVLRLLGARGATVVNGSGLDEFTVSGVNTVSGLRDGEIIDRTLHPEEAGVSLHPHEAIVGGSPAENAEITRALLTGGGTPAQRDIVALNAGAALRTAGRAASIREGVEQAREVMRGGQGWAMLERYAAHTRR from the coding sequence ATGAACGGGGAGCGCCTGTCGCAGGCGGAGGCGGCGACCTTCATGCGTGAGGTGATGGAGGGCGAACTGAGCGGCGTGCGGCTCGCGGCGGCGCTGGCGGCCCTGCGGGTGCGCGGCGAGACGCCCGAGGAGATCGCGGGCTTCGCGCAGGCCATGCGGGAGCACGCCGTGCGCGTGAACGTGGAGCCGCGCGACGTGCTGCTGGACGTGGTGGGTACGGGTGGGGACGGGGCGCACACCTTCAACATCAGCACCACGACGGCGTTCGTGGTGGCGGGCGCGGGCGTGCCCGTCGCGAAGCACGGCAACCGCGCCGCGAGCAGCCGCGCCGGGAGCGCCGACGTGCTTGAAGCGCTGGGCGTGAACCTGGACGCCACGCCGGACGTCGTGGCGGACGCCGTGAACACTTTGGGCATCGGGTTCATGTTCGCCCGCAACTACCACCCGGCCCTGCGGCACGCCGCGCCCGTCCGCTCGGAACTCGCGGCCCGCACCGTGTTCAACATCCTGGGGCCGCTGAGCAACCCGGCGGGGGCCACGCACCTCGTCGTGGGCGTGTTCAAACCGGAACTGACCCGCACCCTGGCCGAGGTGCTGCGCCTGCTGGGTGCGCGCGGCGCGACCGTCGTGAACGGCAGCGGCCTGGACGAGTTCACCGTCAGTGGCGTGAACACCGTTTCCGGCCTCCGCGACGGCGAGATCATCGACCGCACCCTCCACCCCGAGGAGGCCGGCGTGAGCCTCCACCCGCATGAAGCGATCGTGGGCGGCAGTCCCGCCGAGAACGCCGAGATCACCCGCGCGCTCCTCACCGGGGGCGGCACGCCCGCCCAGCGGGACATCGTGGCCCTGAACGCCGGGGCGGCCCTGCGCACCGCGGGCCGCGCCGCGAGCATCCGCGAGGGTGTCGAGCAGGCCCGCGAGGTGATGCGCGGCGGGCAGGGCTGGGCGATGCTGGAACGCTACGCCGCGCACACCAGGCGTTGA
- the rpsI gene encoding 30S ribosomal protein S9, translated as MAIQQPEQFYGTGRRKSAVARVFLRPGEGKIIVNGKEFQTYFRGLLRAVHALQAFRETGTAGRYDAVITVVGGGPTGQADAIKLGISRALLKVNPDFRAQLKPKGLLTRDPREVERKKYGLKKARRAPQFSKR; from the coding sequence ATGGCGATTCAGCAACCCGAACAGTTCTACGGCACCGGCCGCCGCAAGAGCGCCGTCGCCCGCGTGTTCCTCCGCCCTGGCGAAGGCAAGATCATCGTGAACGGCAAGGAATTCCAGACCTACTTCCGTGGTCTCCTGCGCGCCGTGCACGCCCTGCAGGCCTTCCGTGAAACCGGCACCGCCGGCCGGTACGACGCCGTGATCACGGTCGTCGGCGGCGGCCCCACCGGCCAGGCCGACGCGATCAAGCTGGGCATCTCCCGCGCCCTGCTGAAAGTGAACCCCGACTTCCGCGCGCAGCTCAAGCCCAAGGGCCTGCTGACCCGCGACCCCCGCGAAGTCGAGCGCAAGAAGTACGGCCTCAAGAAGGCCCGCCGCGCCCCCCAGTTCAGCAAGCGCTGA
- the rplM gene encoding 50S ribosomal protein L13, protein MKTYIPKNDEQNWVVVDATNVPLGRLATLIASRIRGKHRPDFTPNMIQGDFVVVLNAAQVALTGNKLDGKVYTRYTGYQGGLKKETAREALKKHPEHVIEHAVFGMLPKGRQGRAMHSRLKVYAGEAHPHAAQKPQTLEVK, encoded by the coding sequence GTGAAAACCTACATCCCCAAAAATGACGAGCAGAACTGGGTCGTCGTGGACGCCACGAACGTGCCCCTCGGCCGCCTCGCGACGCTGATCGCCAGCCGCATCCGTGGCAAGCACCGCCCCGACTTCACCCCCAACATGATCCAGGGTGACTTCGTGGTCGTCCTGAACGCCGCCCAGGTCGCCCTGACCGGCAACAAGCTGGACGGCAAGGTCTACACCCGCTACACCGGCTACCAGGGCGGCCTGAAGAAGGAAACCGCCCGCGAGGCGCTGAAGAAGCACCCCGAGCACGTCATCGAGCACGCCGTGTTCGGCATGCTGCCCAAGGGCCGCCAGGGCCGCGCCATGCACAGCCGCCTGAAGGTGTACGCCGGTGAGGCGCACCCCCACGCCGCCCAGAAACCCCAGACGCTCGAGGTCAAATAA
- a CDS encoding alpha/beta hydrolase: MNALAAQGTEAIAVGIPNGGDRRFHEYSPVENTDYPQGGGGGADAYVAFLTGTVKPAVDAAFRTRPGPDDTVVIGSSMGGVISLHAWLTRPDVFGHAGIMSPAFWTNRGFSLRQAQQAPLPAGRVWVDIGGQESPEFPNRMRAYWDEAHTLADTLRARGLGERLRFQADPAAPHHESAWAARLPAALRFLLTGR, from the coding sequence CTGAACGCCCTGGCCGCGCAGGGCACCGAGGCCATCGCGGTCGGCATCCCCAACGGTGGGGATCGTCGCTTCCACGAGTACAGCCCGGTCGAGAACACCGACTACCCGCAGGGCGGCGGGGGCGGCGCCGACGCCTACGTGGCGTTCCTGACTGGCACGGTGAAACCCGCCGTGGACGCCGCGTTCCGCACGCGGCCCGGCCCGGACGACACGGTCGTAATCGGCTCCAGCATGGGCGGCGTGATCAGCCTGCACGCCTGGCTGACCCGCCCCGACGTGTTCGGGCACGCCGGGATCATGAGCCCCGCCTTCTGGACGAACCGCGGCTTCTCGCTGCGGCAGGCGCAGCAGGCCCCCCTCCCGGCCGGGCGCGTGTGGGTGGATATCGGCGGGCAGGAAAGCCCGGAATTCCCGAACCGGATGCGCGCCTACTGGGACGAGGCGCACACCCTCGCGGACACCCTGAGGGCCCGGGGGCTGGGCGAGAGGCTGCGCTTCCAGGCCGACCCGGCCGCCCCCCACCACGAGAGTGCCTGGGCGGCCCGGCTGCCCGCCGCACTGCGCTTCCTGCTGACCGGCCGGTAG
- a CDS encoding alpha/beta hydrolase-fold protein, translating into MSNWRPYPRRADSTVTGDLWQLDGIGDAHHAPRPVLVWLPPSYHADTLRRYPVVYFHDGQNVFDAATSYSGE; encoded by the coding sequence GTGAGCAACTGGCGGCCCTACCCGCGCCGGGCAGACAGCACCGTCACCGGGGACCTCTGGCAGCTGGACGGCATCGGCGACGCGCACCACGCGCCCCGGCCCGTGCTGGTGTGGCTGCCGCCCTCCTATCACGCGGACACGTTGCGGCGGTACCCGGTCGTGTACTTCCACGACGGGCAGAACGTGTTCGACGCGGCCACCAGTTACAGCGGCGAGTAG
- the aroQ gene encoding type II 3-dehydroquinate dehydratase, with product MLLVLNGPNLNRLGLREPGVYGSQTLEDLERQCDAWGAELGQAVTCRQSNYEGQLIEWIHEAEEHGFTGIVLNPGALTHYSYALRDAIAGQRVPVIEVHISNVDAREEFRHRSVTAAVCRGKISGLGFLGYRLGLEALVEGQA from the coding sequence ATGCTGCTCGTGCTGAACGGCCCCAACCTCAACCGACTCGGCCTGCGGGAACCCGGCGTGTACGGCTCCCAGACCCTCGAAGACCTGGAACGCCAGTGCGACGCCTGGGGCGCGGAACTCGGGCAGGCCGTCACCTGCCGCCAGAGCAACTACGAGGGCCAGCTCATCGAATGGATCCACGAGGCCGAGGAGCACGGCTTCACCGGCATCGTCCTGAACCCCGGCGCGCTGACCCACTACTCGTACGCGCTGCGCGACGCCATCGCCGGGCAGCGCGTCCCCGTGATCGAGGTGCACATCAGCAACGTGGACGCCCGCGAGGAATTCCGCCACAGGAGCGTCACGGCCGCCGTGTGCCGCGGCAAGATCAGCGGCCTGGGCTTCCTCGGCTACCGCCTGGGCCTGGAGGCACTCGTCGAGGGACAGGCGTGA
- the aroB gene encoding 3-dehydroquinate synthase, with amino-acid sequence MRRIEVGGAQPYAVEVGAGLLGTLRVPERHVALIHPVDLPQEFVTRVQAALQPTVTIPVPARDDCKTLEVLSGVLSRLAGANIPRDGAVVGLGGGAATDLAGFAAASYLRGVAFYTLPTTLLGMVDAAVGGKTGVNLPEGKNLVGAFWPPRAVWCDTDTLGTLPGAVFREGAAEAFKHGLISDPTLLDRVLSPDFRPGGALLEGTLADAIAVKAGVVTRDLTERGERAYLNFGHTLAHALEAVTHHGVSHGDAVGYGMHYAARLSRALGGADLTGHTRAFLTWQQPTPLPPVTFEDALTFMARDKKADADGVRFVLLRDLAQPYLTRVPESVLREEFSGWQQDLRDLNLLA; translated from the coding sequence GTGCGTCGGATTGAGGTCGGCGGCGCGCAACCCTACGCGGTGGAGGTCGGCGCGGGACTGCTGGGCACGCTGAGGGTCCCCGAGCGGCACGTCGCCCTGATTCACCCGGTCGACCTGCCCCAGGAATTCGTGACGCGGGTGCAGGCGGCGTTGCAGCCCACCGTGACGATTCCCGTGCCCGCGCGGGACGACTGCAAGACGCTGGAGGTCCTCTCGGGCGTGCTGTCCCGGCTGGCGGGCGCGAACATTCCCCGTGACGGCGCGGTCGTGGGCCTGGGGGGCGGCGCGGCGACCGATCTGGCGGGCTTCGCGGCGGCCAGTTACCTGCGCGGCGTGGCGTTCTACACGCTGCCGACCACGCTGCTGGGCATGGTGGACGCGGCGGTGGGCGGCAAGACCGGCGTGAACCTCCCCGAGGGGAAGAACCTGGTGGGGGCGTTCTGGCCACCGCGCGCCGTGTGGTGCGACACCGATACCCTGGGCACCCTGCCCGGCGCGGTGTTCCGCGAGGGGGCCGCCGAGGCGTTCAAGCACGGCCTGATCAGCGACCCCACCCTGCTGGACCGGGTGCTGTCCCCGGACTTCCGGCCCGGCGGCGCGCTGCTGGAGGGCACGCTGGCCGATGCGATCGCCGTGAAGGCGGGCGTCGTCACCCGTGACCTGACCGAGCGCGGCGAGCGGGCGTACCTGAACTTCGGGCACACGCTGGCGCACGCGCTGGAGGCCGTCACGCACCACGGCGTGTCTCACGGCGACGCCGTCGGGTACGGGATGCACTACGCGGCGCGGCTGTCGCGCGCGCTGGGCGGCGCGGACCTGACCGGGCACACCCGCGCGTTCCTGACGTGGCAGCAGCCCACGCCCCTGCCCCCCGTGACCTTCGAGGACGCCCTGACCTTCATGGCCCGCGACAAGAAGGCCGACGCGGACGGCGTGCGCTTCGTGCTCCTGCGCGACCTCGCGCAGCCGTACCTGACGCGCGTGCCCGAAAGCGTGCTGCGCGAGGAATTCAGCGGCTGGCAGCAGGATCTGCGCGACCTCAATCTGCTGGCCTGA
- a CDS encoding shikimate kinase: protein MLNDTEGSRPHLRAFRAGLEAGLAGHLRDVPEEPIGGRVTPRPEDSRTLSPMFSSGLIERPVSWVALAGFMGTGKSRIGWELSRALALHFVDTDKLITRVVGKSIPEVFAQEGEGYFRACEHEVVGRVTRLEHAVISLGGGTFIQEDNRRCLLERGPVVVLWATPETVYQRTKHSDRPLLRTEDPLERIRTLMDERAPVYQQGTIHVHSDGRPSEEIVEEIIDRLWSWADAQHAWALDHVAHDHTPDAAGGGESRASD from the coding sequence ATGCTGAACGACACCGAGGGTAGCCGCCCGCACCTGCGGGCGTTCCGGGCCGGACTGGAGGCCGGTCTGGCCGGGCACCTGCGCGACGTTCCTGAAGAGCCGATCGGGGGACGCGTCACGCCGCGTCCGGAGGATTCCCGTACACTGTCCCCCATGTTCAGTTCGGGCCTCATCGAGCGTCCGGTGTCGTGGGTGGCGCTGGCGGGCTTCATGGGCACCGGCAAGAGCCGGATCGGCTGGGAACTGTCGCGGGCGCTGGCGCTGCACTTCGTGGATACCGACAAGCTGATCACGCGCGTGGTCGGTAAGAGCATCCCGGAGGTGTTCGCGCAGGAGGGCGAGGGGTACTTCCGCGCCTGCGAGCACGAGGTCGTGGGGCGCGTGACGCGGCTGGAGCACGCCGTGATCAGCCTGGGCGGCGGGACGTTCATTCAGGAGGACAACCGCCGCTGCCTGCTGGAACGCGGCCCGGTGGTGGTGCTGTGGGCCACGCCGGAAACGGTGTACCAGCGCACGAAGCACAGCGACCGGCCGCTGCTGCGCACCGAGGACCCCCTGGAGCGCATCCGCACGCTGATGGACGAGCGCGCCCCGGTGTACCAGCAGGGCACCATCCACGTGCACAGCGACGGGCGGCCCAGCGAGGAGATCGTCGAGGAGATCATCGACCGGCTGTGGTCGTGGGCGGACGCGCAGCACGCCTGGGCCCTGGATCATGTGGCGCACGATCACACGCCGGACGCGGCGGGCGGCGGGGAGTCGCGTGCGTCGGATTGA